Proteins from a single region of Candidatus Eisenbacteria bacterium:
- a CDS encoding recombinase family protein — protein sequence MRDAPRLKNDTVTKQVGIWIRVSTEDQARGESPEHHERRAHAYAESKDWRVREVYHLEAVSGKSVMGHAETEKMLRHVRSGHITGLIFSKLARLARNTRELLDFADIFRENDADLISLQEAIDTTTPAGRLFYTMIAAMAQWEREEISERVAASVPIRAKLGKPTGGAAPFGYQWENRRLVLDPKEAPVRRLLHELFLEHKRKRTVARILNEKGYRTRKGAKFSGTTVDRLLKDPTAKGKHRANYTKSLGEGKKWVLKSESEWVYIDVEPIIPEDLWNQCNAILEEQSRNGRRRGRKPSYLFTGLVFCHCGRKMYVSTDSRDPKYICRECRNKIPTKDLEAVFHEQLREFFFSPEEVSSYLQTADETIGAKQEALTSLESELKRVETEMEGIYQLYLKDGISPEGFGRKYKPLEERQKQIEAEIPKLQGEVDFLKIQFLSRDEILSEAKDLFTRWPHLEFHEKQQIIENIVQEVRIGKNDIEFRLIYIPSPSEMAGKKARNLRDSSPPREGKWRESAGRRSRGRSGRSLPRAAGGAARARSF from the coding sequence ATGCGGGATGCGCCGCGACTGAAGAATGACACGGTAACAAAGCAAGTCGGCATCTGGATCCGCGTCTCCACCGAAGACCAGGCTAGGGGCGAGAGTCCTGAGCACCACGAACGCCGGGCGCACGCCTATGCCGAATCGAAGGATTGGCGTGTTCGGGAGGTCTATCACCTGGAAGCCGTCTCGGGCAAATCGGTCATGGGCCACGCCGAGACGGAAAAGATGCTCCGCCATGTTCGCTCGGGTCACATCACTGGGCTCATCTTCTCGAAGCTCGCCCGCCTCGCCCGGAACACACGAGAGCTCCTCGACTTCGCAGACATTTTCCGAGAGAATGACGCGGATCTGATTTCCCTCCAGGAAGCCATCGACACTACCACACCCGCCGGACGGCTTTTCTATACGATGATCGCCGCCATGGCCCAGTGGGAGCGGGAGGAGATCTCGGAGCGAGTGGCCGCCTCTGTCCCCATTCGAGCCAAGCTCGGCAAGCCCACAGGAGGAGCGGCGCCCTTCGGCTACCAGTGGGAGAATCGGAGACTCGTTCTCGACCCCAAAGAGGCTCCCGTCCGACGCCTTCTCCATGAGCTTTTCCTCGAACACAAACGAAAGAGGACGGTCGCCCGGATCCTCAACGAGAAGGGCTACCGAACCCGGAAGGGAGCCAAGTTCTCAGGCACGACCGTGGATCGTCTCCTCAAGGACCCCACCGCGAAGGGCAAACACCGCGCCAACTACACGAAGTCCCTCGGTGAGGGGAAGAAGTGGGTTCTCAAGTCAGAATCCGAATGGGTCTACATAGATGTCGAACCGATCATCCCCGAGGACCTCTGGAACCAATGCAACGCGATCCTCGAGGAGCAGAGCAGGAACGGGAGGCGGCGGGGTAGAAAGCCGAGCTATCTGTTCACCGGACTCGTCTTCTGCCACTGCGGCAGAAAAATGTACGTCTCCACGGATTCCCGGGATCCGAAGTACATCTGCCGGGAATGCCGCAACAAGATCCCCACCAAGGACCTGGAGGCCGTCTTCCACGAGCAGCTCCGCGAGTTCTTCTTCTCGCCCGAGGAGGTTTCTTCCTACCTCCAAACCGCCGACGAGACGATAGGGGCGAAGCAGGAGGCCCTCACGAGCCTTGAGAGCGAACTCAAACGGGTGGAAACTGAGATGGAGGGGATCTACCAGCTCTACCTCAAAGACGGCATCTCACCAGAAGGCTTCGGTCGAAAGTACAAGCCGCTCGAAGAGCGTCAGAAGCAGATCGAAGCAGAGATCCCCAAACTCCAAGGTGAAGTCGATTTCCTCAAGATCCAGTTCCTTTCCCGAGACGAGATCCTCTCCGAAGCCAAAGACCTGTTCACTCGCTGGCCGCACCTGGAATTCCACGAGAAGCAGCAGATCATCGAGAACATCGTGCAAGAAGTCCGTATCGGCAAAAATGACATAGAGTTCCGCCTCATCTATATTCCGTCTCCCTCGGAGATGGCCGGTAAAAAGGCACGCAACCTCAGGGATTCATCGCCGCCGCGAGAAGGAAAGTGGAGGGAAAGCGCAGGGAGGCGCTCGCGCGGGCGATCCGGACGGAGCCTTCCTCGAGCGGCTGGCGGAGCAGCTCGAGCACGTTCTTTTTGA